From one Triticum urartu cultivar G1812 chromosome 3, Tu2.1, whole genome shotgun sequence genomic stretch:
- the LOC125547640 gene encoding putative cyclin-dependent kinase F-2: MGWSEVIGNDVATATPAVRNRVDRRDEWGQRATATGGDSSKSAIGSRFERLGKIGEGGFGVVYRARDRRTGEIVAIKCLRTNKYGNDDRGDRYLSVFAGEVSALEKCSGHPSIVQLRASGQHNGEAFIAMEFVGQTLRYVMKHVRFGRRHTEMEVCLMMRQLLTGVGRMNRLGLKHRDLKPGNVLVDDRRNLKICDLGLSCNMTDGPPYSNHIGTRGYRAPELLLGSTNYDERIDSWALVVMMAELLAGHHPFYGKTDMDHLSAILDLLGTADIKEWPGYDGRQLPGGWALHSSLRSMFPSPADARRRCRPQLSEAGFEVLSGLLRCNPEKRLMARGALRHRWFKETNFRAAKS; this comes from the coding sequence ATGGGATGGTCGGAAGTCATAGGCAACGACGTCGCCACCGCCACACCGGCAGTGCGCAACCGTGTTGATAGACGGGATGAATGGGGCCAAAGAGCCACGGCCACCGGTGGCGACTCCTCAAAGTCTGCAATAGGGAGCCGCTTCGAGCGACTCGGCAAGATCGGTGAAGGGGGCTTCGGTGTCGTTTACCGGGCGAGAGACCGCCGCACCGGCGAGATAGTCGCTATCAAGTGCCTCCGCACAAACAAGTACGGCAACGATGACCGCGGCGACCGCTACCTCTCCGTCTTTGCGGGCGAGGTCAGCGCCTTGGAGAAGTGCAGCGGCCACCCGTCCATTGTGCAGCTGCGCGCCTCGGGCCAACACAACGGCGAGGCCTTCATCGCCATGGAGTTCGTCGGACAAACCCTCAGGTATGTTATGAAGCACGTCCGTTTCGGGAGGAGACACACCGAGATGGAGGTCTGCCTGATGATGAGGCAGCTCCTCACCGGCGTGGGGAGGATGAACCGTCTAGGTCTCAAGCATCGTGACCTTAAGCCGGGGAACGTGCTCGTCGACGACCGCAGGAACCTCAAGATCTGTGACCTTGGGCTATCATGCAACATGACCGATGGGCCGCCCTATTCAAACCACATTGGAACACGGGGTTACCGCGCACCAGAGCTCCTCCTAGGGTCTACGAATTACGACGAGCGCATCGACTCTTGGGCTCTTGTCGTCATGATGGCTGAACTACTTGCTGGTCACCACCCTTTCTATGGGAAGACCGACATGGACCACCTCAGTGCGATTTTGGACCTTCTTGGTACAGCAGACATCAAAGAGTGGCCGGGCTATGATGGTCGGCAGCTGCCCGGCGGATGGGCATTGCATAGCAGTTTGCGCTCCATGTTCCCATCTCCTGCCGATGCTAGGAGAAGATGCCGCCCCCAACTTTCAGAAGCTGGTTTTGAGGTCTTGAGCGGCCTTCTGCGATGCAACCCTGAAAAGAGACTCATGGCGAGGGGCGCGCTGCGGCATAGGTGGTTTAAAGAGACCAACTTCAGGGCTGCAAAGAGCTGA
- the LOC125546483 gene encoding uncharacterized protein LOC125546483, producing the protein MSTNVVACGIDYINNHTDVCADKTIMHYSVTCKIWDGDFHHKILRKNFAQHGDFKLTMKKYVMFPMFQELSPHDPHDKCGHHYVICLDLKNQRVEVLDSIRSEDDADLTTHAEFFIKNLKETWHRHYEHSKVQISHFPTEYVATTKQGNMTDCGFHALEYLAKWEGRIVPAITAATVVELRKIHTWNWLTNEDFNKRSGAHEFVQEAVKKVTKKYK; encoded by the exons ATGTCGACGAACGTAGTTGCATGCGGGATTGACTACATCAACAACCACACCGATGTGTGCGCCGACAAGACAATCATGCATTACAGTGTGACCTGCAAAATATGGGACGGTGACTTCCACCACAAAATCCTGAGGAAGAACTTTGCCCAACACGGTGATTTCAAGCTCACAATGAAGAAATAT GTCATGTTCCCCATGTTCCAGGAGCTTTCACCACATGACCCACACGACAAGTGTGGTCACCACTACGTGATCTGTCTTGACCTGAAGAACCAACGTGTTGAGGTGCTTGATTCAATCCGTTCAGAAGATGATGCAGACCTCACCACGCATGCTGAATTCTTCATTAAGAACCTCAAAGAGACATGGCACCGTCACTATGAACACTCAAAGGTCCAGATCAGTCATTTCCCGACTGAGTATGTGGCGACTACAAAGCAAGGGAACAT GACGGACTGTGGCTTTCACGCGCTGGAGTACCTTGCGAAGTGGGAAGGCAGAATTGTCCCCGCTATCACAGCTGCAACGGTCGTTGAGCTCCGGAAAATCCACACATGGAACTGGTTGACGAATGAAGATTTCAACAAGCGGTCGGGAGCACACGAGTTTGTGCAGGAAGCTGTCAAGAAAGTCACCAAGAAGTACAAGTGA